TGATTTCCCTCAATGCCTTATCATCGTCAACCGTTTTAATTTGAATGATATCCCCGCCCACTCCCTTCTTCAGATTATCTGGGGTATCCAGAGCCACTATCCTTCCATAATCAATGATACTCACGCGGTCGCAATTCTCAGCTTCATCCATATAGTGCGTGGTCAAGAAAATGGTGATGTCCTCTCGCTTTTTTAGTTCGTGAATGTATTGCCAGATGTGATTCCTGGTTTGAGGATCTAGACCCAAAGTGGGCTCGTCCAAAAAGAGAACCTTCGGATAATGCAGGAGACCCCGAGCAATTTCCAATCGTCTTTTCATGCCGCCGGAAAAATTGATGACCAAATCATTCTGCCTTTCCTCCAACTCCACGAGGCGAAGGACTTCCAAGATCCTCTCCTGCATATCCTCGACGGAGAGGTTGTAGATCATGGCGTGAAACTCGAGATTTTCTCTGGCGGTGAGTCTATTATCCAGGCTTGGGTCCTGAAAGACCAACCCTATGGATTGGCGCACCGCATTTGGGTCTTTACTTACATCAAATCCATTGACTACCGCACTGCCAGAGGTGGGTTTGAGTAGAGTGCAAAGCATATTGATGGTCGTGGTCTTCCCTGCTCCGTTGGGACCCAAAAAGCCAAAAATCTCTCCCCTTTTGACCGAAAAAGTCACTCCTCTGACGGCCTCAAATCCATCGAATTTTTTCACTAGATTATGCGCTTCTATTATGTTTGGTTTTGATGCCACCACACACCACCCATACGATTCAATGATGTACATAAGTGGGCCATAAATTACTGGATATTTTAATCATACAGCAAATTCTGAAATTACGACCCATGTATGATGTATGTAAAATTCATACTACAACAATTGTGCTAGATATCAATATGTAGCCTAGACATAAATCGCCTGCGGCAGAAGCTCCTTTTGCTAAAACATTATCCTTAAGCAAAGGATGATTTTAAATTCTAAGCACAAAGCACCAATTCTAAACGATATTAAATGACCAAAACTTCGTTGTGAACTCAGTTGAACAATCCAAAGGTTCAAAACAAAATGAAATAGGGGGAGCAACCATGGTTGGTAAAATATGTTACAATTCTTTAGAATTCTTCGACCAATAATGAGAGGGACACGTGAACAGATTAAAAGTTGGATTGATGATCTTAATTCCATTTATCTTTTTGCTTTTGGTCCTAAGATACATCGCGGGTTACATGCCGGGGGAGGCGAGAAATCTTCCCTTCTTCGCCTTCTGCTCCTTCTCCCGCATGCTGGTGGCATACGTTTTCTCCTTCATCTTCGCCATCGCCTATGGTTATGCTTCTGCCACCAGAAAATGGGCCGAAAAGACACTCCTTCCCGCCCTGGATATCCTTCAATCGGTTCCGGTCTTAGGCTTCTTTCCCGTAGCCGTTCTTCTCTTCATAAGCGTGTTCCGGGGAGAAAGGTTCGGAATCGAATTGGCCTCGATTTTCCTCATCTTCACCAGCCAGGCTTGGAACATGGCCTTCGGTGTCTATGAATCCATTATCACCATTCCCAAGGATCTCCGACGGGCGAGTGCAGCCTATGGTCTCAGGGGATGGCTGAGGTTCAAGCGTCTTTTCCTCCCCGCTTGTGTACCAAAATTGATCTACAATAGCATGATGTCCTGGGCTGGAGGATGGTATTTTTTAATGGCCTGCGAAATTATTTCCTTGGGATGCATACGGCATAGATTACCCGGGTTGGGGAGTTTCCTTCTATTGAGCTCCGCCAAGGG
This genomic stretch from Actinomycetota bacterium harbors:
- a CDS encoding ATP-binding cassette domain-containing protein, with product MVASKPNIIEAHNLVKKFDGFEAVRGVTFSVKRGEIFGFLGPNGAGKTTTINMLCTLLKPTSGSAVVNGFDVSKDPNAVRQSIGLVFQDPSLDNRLTARENLEFHAMIYNLSVEDMQERILEVLRLVELEERQNDLVINFSGGMKRRLEIARGLLHYPKVLFLDEPTLGLDPQTRNHIWQYIHELKKREDITIFLTTHYMDEAENCDRVSIIDYGRIVALDTPDNLKKGVGGDIIQIKTVDDDKALREIKAKYNISVGRDGSGLRFSIIDGERFIPEFISAFGVKITFVNWRRPTLDDVFLELTGHAIRDESASPLDIFRQSTRMRKR